From candidate division KSB1 bacterium, a single genomic window includes:
- a CDS encoding CRTAC1 family protein, which translates to MGSDLFIGGRTIPGRYPEPASSRLYFNENGIFKVDSLNTQNLQKVGLVSGAVFSDIDSDGDVDLILALEWGPVKVFQNSKGRFTDITKELGLDRYHGWWHGVTTGDLNEDGKLDIIATNWGLNSKYENRYEEGYPLQLFYSDFDNNGTLDIVETYFYLDKKTILPQRPLLSMLRAMPHLAMRIPDNKKYGRSSVPEIIGPKLNKAGKLKANTLAHMVFLNRGDHFEAVEMPTEAQFAPAFYVGVADFDGDGHEDVFISQNFFASHHETPRSDAGRGLWMKGDGSGDLAAIPGQHSGIKVYGEQRGAALSDFDHDGRVDLAISQNGAATKLYRNVGAKPGLRIRLAGPKGNPNGVGATIRLVYEDGFGPAREIHLGSGYWSQDSMVQVMGVREHLKGILVRWPGGKITESEIPRNAEKITVDLNGKLVIE; encoded by the coding sequence TTGGGGTCGGATCTTTTCATCGGCGGACGAACAATCCCGGGTCGCTACCCTGAGCCCGCATCCTCAAGATTATATTTTAATGAAAACGGCATCTTCAAAGTTGATTCTTTGAATACGCAAAACTTGCAAAAGGTCGGCTTAGTCTCCGGAGCTGTTTTCAGCGATATTGATTCTGATGGCGATGTAGATCTCATTCTTGCTCTTGAGTGGGGACCGGTTAAGGTATTTCAAAACAGTAAGGGCAGATTCACAGATATAACCAAAGAGTTGGGTTTAGATCGGTATCATGGCTGGTGGCACGGCGTAACAACCGGCGATCTAAATGAAGATGGTAAACTGGATATAATCGCAACCAACTGGGGATTGAACAGCAAGTATGAGAATCGTTATGAGGAAGGATATCCCCTACAGCTCTTTTACAGCGATTTTGATAATAATGGCACCCTGGATATTGTAGAAACGTATTTTTATCTCGACAAAAAAACAATCCTTCCGCAGCGACCCCTTCTTTCCATGCTTCGCGCAATGCCGCATCTTGCCATGCGCATACCGGATAATAAAAAGTATGGTCGTTCAAGTGTTCCGGAGATCATCGGGCCCAAGCTGAACAAAGCCGGAAAACTCAAAGCAAACACCCTGGCTCACATGGTTTTTCTTAATCGCGGCGACCATTTTGAAGCTGTGGAAATGCCAACCGAGGCACAATTTGCGCCAGCGTTTTATGTCGGTGTTGCGGATTTTGATGGTGATGGGCATGAGGATGTTTTCATCAGCCAGAACTTTTTTGCATCACATCATGAAACACCCCGCTCAGATGCAGGCCGGGGACTCTGGATGAAAGGCGACGGTAGCGGAGATTTGGCAGCGATACCCGGGCAGCACTCAGGAATCAAAGTATATGGCGAGCAGCGTGGTGCGGCGCTTAGCGATTTTGATCACGACGGCCGGGTCGATCTGGCTATATCCCAGAATGGCGCCGCCACAAAACTCTATCGTAATGTTGGCGCAAAACCAGGTTTGCGCATTCGCCTGGCCGGACCAAAAGGAAATCCAAATGGAGTCGGAGCAACAATTCGGTTAGTTTATGAGGATGGTTTCGGTCCGGCGCGGGAAATACATTTGGGTTCCGGTTACTGGTCCCAAGATTCGATGGTGCAAGTCATGGGGGTTCGTGAGCATCTAAAAGGAATCCTGGTGCGTTGGCCCGGCGGAAAAATCACTGAATCAGAAATTCCTCGCAATGCAGAAAAAATCACTGTTGATCTTAATGGTAAATTAGTTATAGAATAA